A window of Cellulomonas sp. SLBN-39 genomic DNA:
GGTTCTCCTCGATCGTCAGGCTCGGGAACACGTTGTTCGTCTGGGGGACGAAGCCCACGCCCTTGTGCACGAGCGCGTCGGCCCGCATGTTCGTGATCTCCTCGCCCCCGAGGGTCAGCCGGCCCTCGCGGATGTTCACGAGGCCGAACAGGGCCTTGAGCAGCGTCGACTTGCCGGCGCCGTTGGGGCCGATGATCCCGACGAGCTCGCCGGGGTGCAGCACGAGCGAGCACCCGTTGAGGATGTTGACGCCGGGCAGGTAGCCCGCGACGAGGTCGTCGGCGTGCAGCAGCGGCTCGCCCGCAGGCGCTCCGCGGTGCAGGGCGGGTGCAGTGGTCTCGGTCACGGCTTCGTCTCCTCGGCCTGCGCCTCGGCCTCGGCCTCGGCGTCGATGGTGCCGCCCTCGACGAGCAGCGCGTCGTCGCCCAGGTCGGTGTCGTGGTGGGCGCCCAGGTAGGCGTCGATGACGGCCTGGTCGGCCATGACCTCCGCCGGAGGGCCCTCGGCGACGACCTGCCCCTGGGCCATGACGACGACCCAGTCGGAGATGTGCCGGACCATGTGCATGTCGTGCTCGACGAACAGCACGCTCGTGCCGTGGTCGCGCAGGTCGGTGATGTGCCCGAGCAGCGACTGCGTGAGGGCCGGGTTGACCCCGGCCATCGGCTCGTCCAGCATCACCAGGGCCGGGTCGGACATGAGCGCGCGCGCCATCTCCAGGAGCTTGCGCTGCCCGCCCGAGAGCGAGCCGGCGAAGTCGTCCTTCTTGGCGTCGAGCTTGAACCGCTCGAGCAGCGACATCGCCTTGTCGGTGATCTCCCGCTCCCGCGGCGACCACAGCGGCTTGACGAGCGCCGTGAAGAGGTTCTCGCCGGGCTGGTCCCGGGCGCCCAGGCGCATGTTCTCCAGGACGGTCATGCGCGAGAGCGCCTTGGTCAGCTGGAAGGTGCGGACCATGCCGGCCGTGGCGACCCGGGACGCGGCGACGCCGGCGAGCGGTGTGCCGTCGAAGACCCAGGTGCCGGCGTCGGGCTTGTCGAACCCGGTCATGAGGTTGAAGAACGTCGTCTTGCCGGCGCCGTTGGGGCCGATGAGCGCGGTGATGACGTTCTTCTGCACCTCGAGGTGCGCCACGTCGACGGCGTTGACGCCGCCGAAGCTGCGGCGGACGCCGTCGGCGACGAGCACGGCGTCGGGCTTGACCGCGCCCGGGACGCGCTCGACGTGGGCGAGGTCGCGGCGGGCCTGGTCGACGACGTCCTTAATGGGCATTGATCGCCAGCTCCTTCTTGTCGCCCAGGATGCCCTGGGGCCGGAACACGATGAGCAGCATGAGCGTCAGCCCGACGAGGATCCACCCGATCTGCTCGATCTGCTGCACGGAGAGGACGTCGCCGGGGACGACGCCGCGCAGGAACCCGCGCACGAAGATCAGCGAGCCCCAGAACAGCAGCGAGCCGAGGACCGGGCCGAAGACCGTCGCGGCACCGCCGAGCAGCAGGATCGTCCAGGTGTTGAACGTGACCGGCCGGCCGAGCGAGTCGGCCTGCACCGAGCTGGCCAGGACGAACACGATGCCGCCGAGGGCGCCGAAGACGCCGCCGAGGACGAGGGCCTGGAGCTTGTAGGAGTACACGTTCTTGCCGAGCGCACGGACCGCGTCCTCGTCCTCGCGCACACCCTTGAGCACGCGGCCCCACGGGCTGCGCATGAGGCGCCAGACGAGCAGGCACGCGAGGGCCACCACGAGCCACCCGACGATCCGCAGCCACCAGCTGTTGGAGGTGTTGGTCGCCAGCGTGATCGGTCCGAGGGCCCAGCGGTCGTCGGGGAACGGCGACGCGTCCTGGAAGGTGCCCTTGAAGGAGTTGCCGGTCAGGCCCTCGGAGCCGCCGGTGATGTCCGTCAGCGCCGTCGAGCGGCCGATCATGCGGATGATCTCGGCGGCGGCGATCGTGACGATGGCGAGGTAGTCGCCCCGCAGCTTCAGGGTCGGCAGGCCCAGCAGCAGCGCGAAGAGCACCGCCACGACCACCGCGACCACGAACGCGAGCCACAGGGGTGCGCCCGCGATCGTCGAGATCGCGAAGCCGTAGGCGCCCAGCAGCATGAAGCCTGCCTGGCCCATGTTGATCAGCCCGGTGAGGCCGAAGTGGATGTTCAGACCGATGGCGGCGAGGGCGTACGCGATCGCGGTCGGCCCCGTCATCTCGGTGAGCACGTTGGTGAGCAGCTGCCCGAAGTCCATGGTTTCCGACCTCCCGCTAGCCGATGCGCTCGGCGCGCCCGAGGATGCCCTGCGGCCGCAGCAGCAGGACGAGGATGAGGATCACGAGCGCGCTGGCGTACCGCATGTCGCTGGGCAGCACGAGCGTGGACAGCTCCACGACCAGGCCGATGACGACGGCCCCGAGGACCGCGCCGAGCGGGGAGCCGAGACCCCCCAGCGTGATCGCCGCGAACATGAGCAGCAGCAGCGTCGACCCGAAGTTGAACCGCGTCGAGTTCAGGTACAGCGCGAGCAGGACCCCGCCGAGCGAGGCCAGGGCGGCCGAGACCACCCAGACGCCGCTGATGATCGACTCCACCCGGATGCCGGTCGCGGCGGCGAGGGCCGGGTTGTCGCTGACGGCCCGCGTCGCACGGCCCAGCCGGGTGCGCGACAGCGTGAACGCCACGACGGCCAGCGCCACGACGGCGATCGCCACCGAGATCATCGACTGCGCCGAGATCTGCACGGGCCCGATCTGGATGCGCGCGGAGATGCCCGAGACGATCGGCGTCGGCTGCGCCCCGAAGATGAACAGGAACGTCGACAGCCCCGCCAGGGCGAGACCGATCGTCACGATCATCTGCTGCGTGACCCCGACGCCGCGGCGGCGCAGCGGGGCGAAGATGATCGCGTTGAGCAGCCAGCCCGCGAGGGCGCCGGCCGCGGTCGCGACGACGATCGCCAGCCACAGCGGCAGCTCCCAGCGCTGCACCGCGACGAAGGCCATCATCCCGCCGAGGGTGACGAGCTCGCCGTGCGCGAAGTTCGACAGCCCGGTGGTGCCGTAGATCAGGTTCGCGCCGAGCGACGCGAGAGCCAGCAGCAGGCCGAAGACGAGACCGGCGAGGACGAGCTGGGCGACCCGGTTGGTGCCGCGCGTCGCACCCGCCTCGGCGCCGGTGCCGGTCTCGGGGGCGGCGGTGGCGTCGTCGGCGGGGCTCTCGCCGTCCGCGGGCGCGGTGGTCGGCGAGGCCGCGACGTCGGACGGGTCGACGGCCTGGAAGATGCGTCCGGCGGAACGGCCCAGCTCGACGGTCACCGTCGCGGGGTTCGCGGCGGGGTCCCGCAGCGTGGTGCCCGCGGGGAGCGTGGCCTCGTCCACCTCGACGACGTAGTCACCCGCGGCGGTGACGGGCACGCTCGCGCGGCCGGCCTCGTCGGTCGTGGCCTCGACGGTCGTGCCGTCGCCCTCGACGGTGAGGCCGACGTCGGCCGCCGGGCCCGTCCCGGGGACGGTGACGGTGATGTTGAGGCACGCGGTGGTGTCGTCAGGGGTGCACGCGGTGGCGGCGGCTCGCGCGGGGACGCCGGCGACGAGCGTCGCCAGGGTCAGCAGGAGGGTCGCCAGCAGGGCCGCCCCTCCCCGTCGCACGAGGGCTGGCCGGTCCGGGCATGCGACTGCTCGCACGAGGGACCTCCGTCCTTGGTGGTGGGCAGGTGCGCCGGGGCGCTGGGTCGTGGTGGGCCTGACGCCCGCCGGGTGGCAGACGATAGGGAGGGATTGTGTCCTGTTCATTACGTCCTGACGAGACCCCGCGCCGTCCGGACCGGCGCCGCGGTGCAGGCGTGGTGGACGCCCGGGACTCTCGACCGTGGGACTAGGCAGGGGCGTGCGGGTGCGCCATGATCGGGACGGGACGCGTCCGGGGGGAGCTGGTCCCGTCCGGCTGGTCCACCCCGTCAGGAGGCCCCCCGTGCGCTCTGGTGCGCGAGTCCGTCCGCTCACCCGGACCGACCTCGACCCCGTCGTCGACCTGTGCCTGCGGGCCCGTGCGGAGCTGGGCGTGGGGCGCCAGCTGTGCACCGACGACCGCGACCGCCTGCGCGAGCAGATCGGTGCGCTGCTCGGCCTCGACGGTGCGACGGTGCTCGTGGCGACGCTCGACGAGGAGCCCGCGGGCGTCCTGCTCGGGCGCCTGGTCGGCCCCGGGCCCTTCACCGACGCCGTGGTCCTCAACCTCGAGGCGCTCTACGTCCGGCCGGACGCGCGACGGCGCGGGCTCGGGCACGCGCTGCTGGTCGCGGCCGCCGACGCCGCGGGGCGGGCGGGTGCGGACGAGGTCTTCGCCTCCCCGCTGCCCGGTGCGCGCGGCATGCACCGGTTCCTCGCACGCCTGGGCTTCGCGCCGGCGGCCGCCCACCGGGTCGTGCCCACGGCCGTGCTGCAGCGGCGCCTCGCGCACGACACGGGGTCCGCGGCCGTGCGGCGACCCGCGGCCCGGGGGATCGAGGACCTTCTCGAGCGCCGGCGCCGCGCCCGCGCCGCCGAGGCCGCTCAGCCGGTCGCGTCGACGAGCATGCAGGTCAGCCGTGCCGTGCACAGCCGCCGGCCGTCCGCGTCCTCGACGACCACCTGGTAGGTCGCCAGGCTCCGGCCCAGGTGCAGCGCCGTCGCGGTGCCGCGCACGGTCCCTGCCCGGGCCGACCGGTGGTGCGTCGCGCTCAGCTCGACGCCGACGGCGGCGCGCCCCGCCCCGGCGTGGACCTGCGCGGCGTAGGAGCCCAGCGTCTCGGCCAGCACGGCCGACGCGCCGCCGTGCAGCAGGCCGTACGGCTGGGTGTTGCCCTCGACCGGCATCGACCCGCGGGCCTCCCGTGCGTCGACGTGGTCGATCGTGATCTGCATGCGTTCGATGAGCGTGCCGGCCACGGGCGGCATCGCGGCGGCGGTGCCCGGGGTGACGGGGTCCGGGGCGGGCGCGGCTGCGCCCCGACCGGTGGGAGCGGCGGCGGACGGTGCGCGGTCGGCGGTGTCAGGCATGGCAGATAGGTTGGCACCCGTGAGCGCCGTGCAGCCATCCGCCCCGTCGACGCCGACCTCGCAGGAGGGTGGCCCCGCCCCCCGCCTGCTCCTGATCGACGGCCACTCCATGGCCTACCGCGCCTTCTACGCGCTGCCCGTGGACAAGTTCGCCACGTCCTCGGGCCAGCCCACGAACGCCGTGTTCGGGTTCGTGTCGATGCTCGCGAACCTGCTCCGCGACGAGGAGCCCACGCACGTGGCCGTCGCGTTCGACGCCGGCCGCACGACCTTCCGCACCGAGCGGTACGCCGCGTACAAGGGCACGCGCGACGCGACGCCCGAGCCGTTCCGCGGGCAGGTCGACGTGGTCCGTCGGGTCCTGGAGACGATGCACGTCCAGGTCATCGACAAGCCCGGGTTCGAGGCGGACGACATCCTCGCCACGCTCGCCGGCCGCGCCGTCGCCCAGGGCATGCATGTGGCGATCTGCTCCGGCGACCGCGACGCGTTCCAGCTCGTGCGCCCCGAGGTCACGGTGCTCTACCCCGTCAAGGGCGTCTCCGAGCTCGCGCGCATGACGCCCGAGGCCGTCGAGGCGAAGTACGGCGTCCCGCCGCAGCGCTACCCCGACCTCGCGGCGCTCGTCGGGGAGTCCAGCGACAACCTGCCGGGCGTGCCCGGTGTCGGCCCGAAGACCGCCGCGAAGTGGATCGCCGCGCACGACGGGCTCGCGGGCGTCCTCGACGCGGCCGACCGCATCACCGGCAAGGCCGGGGAGTCGCTGCGCGCGCACCTCGACCAGGTCCGGCTGAACCGCGAGCTCAACCACCTCGTCGACTCCGTCGAGCTGCCGGTCGGCCCCGAGGACCTCGCCGTGCGGCCGTGGGACCGTGCCGCGCTGCACGCGATCCTCGACGAGCTCGAGTTCCGTGCCCTGCGCGACCGGCTGTTCGCGATGCTGCCCGACGACGGGCAGGAGGAGCGTGCCGCGACGGCAGCCGCGCTGGACGTCGTCGAGGTCGGCGCCGGTGGGCTGGCCGCGTGGCTCGACGCGCGCGGCACCGCCCTCGTCGGGGTCGACGTCCGGGGCACCGGGGCGCCGGCGCGGGGAGACGCGTGGGGCGTGGCGCTCGCCGACGGCAGCGGGCAGGCCGTCGCCTACGACCTCGCCGAGATCGACCCCGTCGACGAGGCGGCGCTCGCGGCGTGGCTCGCCGACCCGGCGCGGCCCAAGGCGGTGCACGCCGCCAAGACGGCCTGGCACGCGCTCGACGGCCGCGGCCTGACCCTCGCGGGCGTGGTGTTCGACACCGAGCTGGCCGCGTACCTGTGCCAGCCGGACCGGCGGGCCTACGACCTGGGCGACCTGGCGATCGGCTACCTGCACCGTGAGCTCGCGGCGGACGACGCGGCGTCGGCGGGGCAGGGGGCGCTCGACCTGGAGATGGACGGTGCCGACGAGGGGCGGCGCGCGGCGGTGCGTGCGGCGGCCGTGCGCGACCTCGTCGACGTGCTGTCCGCCGAGGTCGACGACCGGGGGGCGGGCGGGCTGCTGGCCGACCTGGAGCTGCCGCTGCAGGGGGTGCTCGAGCGCATGGAGCGGACGGGCATCGCGGTGGACCACGACCACCTGGTGGCGCTGGAGCGGACGTTCGACGGCCAGGTGCAGGCCGCCGCGGCGGACGCGTTCGCGGTGATCGGCCGCGAGGTGAACCTCGGCTCGCCCAAGCAGCTGCAGGAGGTCCTGTTCGACCAGCTGGGCATGCCGCGCACCAAGAAGATCAAGACGGGCTACACGACGGACGCCGCCGCGCTGACGGACCTGTTCGCCCGGACGCAGCACCCGTTCCTGGAGCACCTGCTCGCGCACCGCGACGCGATCCGGCTGCGGCAGACCGTGGAGGGTCTGCTGCGCTCGGTCACGCCGGCGGGTCGGATCCACACGACGTTCCAGCAGACCATCGCCGCGACGGGGCGCCTGTCGTCGGCCGACCCGAACCTGCAGAACATCCCGATCCGCACGGAGGCGGGCCGGCGCATCCGTCGGGCGTTCGTGGTGGGCGACGGCTACGAGACGCTGCTGACGGCCGACTACTCGCAGATCGAGATGCGGATCATGGCGCACCTGTCGGGCGACGTCGGCCTCGTGGAGGCGTTCCGCTCGGGGGAGGACCTGCACAGCTACGTGGGTTCGC
This region includes:
- a CDS encoding branched-chain amino acid ABC transporter permease, with the protein product MDFGQLLTNVLTEMTGPTAIAYALAAIGLNIHFGLTGLINMGQAGFMLLGAYGFAISTIAGAPLWLAFVVAVVVAVLFALLLGLPTLKLRGDYLAIVTIAAAEIIRMIGRSTALTDITGGSEGLTGNSFKGTFQDASPFPDDRWALGPITLATNTSNSWWLRIVGWLVVALACLLVWRLMRSPWGRVLKGVREDEDAVRALGKNVYSYKLQALVLGGVFGALGGIVFVLASSVQADSLGRPVTFNTWTILLLGGAATVFGPVLGSLLFWGSLIFVRGFLRGVVPGDVLSVQQIEQIGWILVGLTLMLLIVFRPQGILGDKKELAINAH
- a CDS encoding ABC transporter ATP-binding protein is translated as MPIKDVVDQARRDLAHVERVPGAVKPDAVLVADGVRRSFGGVNAVDVAHLEVQKNVITALIGPNGAGKTTFFNLMTGFDKPDAGTWVFDGTPLAGVAASRVATAGMVRTFQLTKALSRMTVLENMRLGARDQPGENLFTALVKPLWSPREREITDKAMSLLERFKLDAKKDDFAGSLSGGQRKLLEMARALMSDPALVMLDEPMAGVNPALTQSLLGHITDLRDHGTSVLFVEHDMHMVRHISDWVVVMAQGQVVAEGPPAEVMADQAVIDAYLGAHHDTDLGDDALLVEGGTIDAEAEAEAQAEETKP
- a CDS encoding branched-chain amino acid ABC transporter permease, whose protein sequence is MRRGGAALLATLLLTLATLVAGVPARAAATACTPDDTTACLNITVTVPGTGPAADVGLTVEGDGTTVEATTDEAGRASVPVTAAGDYVVEVDEATLPAGTTLRDPAANPATVTVELGRSAGRIFQAVDPSDVAASPTTAPADGESPADDATAAPETGTGAEAGATRGTNRVAQLVLAGLVFGLLLALASLGANLIYGTTGLSNFAHGELVTLGGMMAFVAVQRWELPLWLAIVVATAAGALAGWLLNAIIFAPLRRRGVGVTQQMIVTIGLALAGLSTFLFIFGAQPTPIVSGISARIQIGPVQISAQSMISVAIAVVALAVVAFTLSRTRLGRATRAVSDNPALAAATGIRVESIISGVWVVSAALASLGGVLLALYLNSTRFNFGSTLLLLMFAAITLGGLGSPLGAVLGAVVIGLVVELSTLVLPSDMRYASALVILILVLLLRPQGILGRAERIG
- a CDS encoding GNAT family N-acetyltransferase, which produces MRSGARVRPLTRTDLDPVVDLCLRARAELGVGRQLCTDDRDRLREQIGALLGLDGATVLVATLDEEPAGVLLGRLVGPGPFTDAVVLNLEALYVRPDARRRGLGHALLVAAADAAGRAGADEVFASPLPGARGMHRFLARLGFAPAAAHRVVPTAVLQRRLAHDTGSAAVRRPAARGIEDLLERRRRARAAEAAQPVASTSMQVSRAVHSRRPSASSTTTW
- a CDS encoding hotdog fold thioesterase; amino-acid sequence: MPPVAGTLIERMQITIDHVDAREARGSMPVEGNTQPYGLLHGGASAVLAETLGSYAAQVHAGAGRAAVGVELSATHHRSARAGTVRGTATALHLGRSLATYQVVVEDADGRRLCTARLTCMLVDATG
- the polA gene encoding DNA polymerase I is translated as MADRLAPVSAVQPSAPSTPTSQEGGPAPRLLLIDGHSMAYRAFYALPVDKFATSSGQPTNAVFGFVSMLANLLRDEEPTHVAVAFDAGRTTFRTERYAAYKGTRDATPEPFRGQVDVVRRVLETMHVQVIDKPGFEADDILATLAGRAVAQGMHVAICSGDRDAFQLVRPEVTVLYPVKGVSELARMTPEAVEAKYGVPPQRYPDLAALVGESSDNLPGVPGVGPKTAAKWIAAHDGLAGVLDAADRITGKAGESLRAHLDQVRLNRELNHLVDSVELPVGPEDLAVRPWDRAALHAILDELEFRALRDRLFAMLPDDGQEERAATAAALDVVEVGAGGLAAWLDARGTALVGVDVRGTGAPARGDAWGVALADGSGQAVAYDLAEIDPVDEAALAAWLADPARPKAVHAAKTAWHALDGRGLTLAGVVFDTELAAYLCQPDRRAYDLGDLAIGYLHRELAADDAASAGQGALDLEMDGADEGRRAAVRAAAVRDLVDVLSAEVDDRGAGGLLADLELPLQGVLERMERTGIAVDHDHLVALERTFDGQVQAAAADAFAVIGREVNLGSPKQLQEVLFDQLGMPRTKKIKTGYTTDAAALTDLFARTQHPFLEHLLAHRDAIRLRQTVEGLLRSVTPAGRIHTTFQQTIAATGRLSSADPNLQNIPIRTEAGRRIRRAFVVGDGYETLLTADYSQIEMRIMAHLSGDVGLVEAFRSGEDLHSYVGSRVFGVPTDEVTAAMRSKIKAMSYGLAYGLSSYGLSQQLAVEVSEASALMDDYFARFGGVRDYLTGVVDEARATGWTATILGRRRYLPDLTSDNRQRRDTAERMALNAPIQGSAADLVKVAMLGVDAELTRRGLSSRLLLQVHDELVLEVAAGEREEVEQLVREQMAHAGDGAPDGPLSVPLDVSVGVGESWHAAGH